A single region of the Plantactinospora soyae genome encodes:
- a CDS encoding DUF1961 family protein, translating to MPYVNPLSSPEDLEAFRLEGDGAVSFPRGRLRLESLRPAEDDQDANVVLWCPQDFGADVTIEWDFWPIREPGLCILFFHARGRQGEDLFELTARTGRYEQYHHGDLDAYHVSYFRRRWPSERKLHTCNLRKSYGFHLVAQGPDPLPAVLDAQGPYPLRLRLRGGTVTFEVADLVSFRWQDDNPLPGGKIGFRQMAPMIGEYANLRVTEH from the coding sequence ATGCCCTACGTCAACCCGTTGAGTTCGCCGGAGGACCTGGAGGCGTTTCGATTGGAGGGCGACGGCGCCGTGTCGTTCCCGCGAGGGCGGCTGCGGCTGGAGAGCCTGCGGCCGGCAGAGGACGATCAGGACGCCAACGTCGTGCTGTGGTGTCCGCAGGACTTCGGTGCCGACGTCACGATCGAGTGGGACTTCTGGCCGATCCGGGAGCCCGGCCTCTGCATCCTCTTCTTCCACGCCCGTGGCCGGCAGGGCGAAGATCTCTTCGAGCTGACCGCTCGCACCGGGCGGTACGAGCAGTACCACCACGGCGACCTGGACGCGTACCACGTGTCGTACTTCCGCCGGAGGTGGCCGTCGGAACGCAAGCTCCACACCTGCAACCTCCGAAAGAGCTACGGCTTCCATCTGGTCGCGCAGGGGCCCGATCCGCTACCTGCGGTGCTCGACGCGCAGGGTCCGTACCCGCTGCGCCTGCGCCTCCGCGGTGGCACCGTCACCTTCGAGGTGGCGGACCTGGTGTCGTTCCGATGGCAGGATGACAACCCGCTCCCCGGCGGCAAGATCGGTTTCCGGCAGATGGCGCCGATGATCGGCGAATACGCCAACCTCCGGGTGACCGAGCACTGA
- a CDS encoding META domain-containing protein, with amino-acid sequence MNTLTSIFVMGVVAAGTAAVVPGAADCLEDRAFESVAVTQDGQPRPLLPGTVIRLRIAGGGLHAHAGGNLIAAQVSVEGTHLVVTDLHTADASYGAEQRAQDSWLAEFLGAGPAWTRHDDELLLRVDGTEIRMAGRPESDRPLTETYWLLESSSQPGSTPVPARVPAHLVFQDDELYGTLSCNWLSGRAVVADSTVAVDGLGTTKRACQQEDIMLEIAIFGVLRGEVAFDLDGDRLDLTGPDGRRLHLRAPF; translated from the coding sequence ATGAACACATTGACGAGTATCTTTGTCATGGGTGTCGTGGCGGCCGGCACCGCCGCAGTGGTGCCGGGCGCCGCCGACTGTCTCGAGGACCGTGCGTTCGAGTCGGTGGCGGTGACCCAGGACGGCCAGCCCCGCCCGCTGCTACCCGGTACGGTGATCCGACTGCGGATCGCCGGCGGCGGCCTGCACGCGCATGCCGGCGGAAACCTGATCGCCGCCCAGGTCAGCGTGGAGGGCACCCACCTGGTCGTGACCGACCTGCACACCGCGGACGCCTCGTACGGCGCCGAGCAACGGGCCCAGGACAGCTGGCTGGCCGAGTTCCTCGGCGCCGGTCCGGCGTGGACCCGGCACGACGACGAGTTGCTGCTCCGGGTCGACGGCACGGAGATTCGGATGGCCGGCCGACCCGAGTCCGACCGGCCGCTGACGGAGACGTACTGGCTCCTGGAGTCGAGTTCGCAGCCGGGCAGCACGCCGGTCCCCGCCCGGGTACCCGCACACCTGGTGTTCCAGGACGACGAGTTGTACGGCACGCTCTCCTGCAACTGGCTCAGCGGCCGGGCCGTGGTGGCCGACTCCACCGTCGCGGTCGACGGCCTGGGCACCACGAAGCGCGCCTGTCAGCAGGAGGACATCATGCTGGAGATCGCCATCTTCGGCGTCCTTCGCGGCGAGGTGGCCTTCGACCTCGACGGTGACCGGCTCGACCTGACCGGGCCGGACGGCCGCCGCCTGCATCTGCGGGCGCCGTTCTGA
- a CDS encoding AfsR/SARP family transcriptional regulator, translating to MEFRVLGSLEVSANDGPVRLTGQRQRTLLAMLLVNADRAVPLDILIDAVWGEHPPTTAKRQVQNSISALRRLLDTGSPGPGQAPTIAAEGNAYRLRLGTAELDARVFQTRVETAQRHSAAGQVGEATAELRTALRLWRGPALANLGGGVFAAAARLDEQWRAAVEECLTLELRLGRHAELISELTELVATYPLRERLVGQLMVALHRSGRQADALDAYRRLREGLADGLGLEPSAMLRELHTAILRDEDDGAVSGTPADLARTTRAVPAQLPTDTAGFTGRANHLKELDQLLSGDATAVVISAIAGTAGVGKTALAVHWGQRVRQHFPDGQLYVNLRGFHPDPRRCTRPRRCAGSWTRWTYRRDGFRSIWRPGPPCTAAC from the coding sequence GTGGAGTTCCGTGTCCTGGGCTCGCTCGAGGTGTCGGCGAACGACGGCCCGGTACGCCTGACCGGCCAGCGCCAGCGCACCCTGCTCGCGATGCTGCTGGTCAACGCGGACCGGGCCGTTCCGCTCGACATCCTGATCGACGCGGTGTGGGGGGAGCACCCGCCGACGACCGCGAAACGCCAGGTCCAGAACAGCATCTCCGCGCTCCGCCGGCTGCTGGACACCGGATCACCCGGTCCGGGCCAGGCGCCGACGATCGCCGCCGAGGGCAACGCGTACCGGCTCCGGCTCGGCACCGCCGAACTCGACGCGCGGGTCTTCCAGACCCGGGTCGAGACGGCACAGCGGCACAGTGCCGCCGGCCAGGTCGGCGAGGCCACGGCCGAGCTGCGGACGGCGCTGCGGCTGTGGCGCGGTCCCGCCCTCGCCAACCTGGGCGGCGGAGTGTTCGCGGCGGCGGCGCGCCTGGACGAACAGTGGCGCGCGGCCGTCGAGGAGTGCCTGACGCTGGAGCTCAGGCTCGGCCGGCACGCCGAGCTGATCAGCGAACTGACCGAGCTGGTCGCGACGTATCCGCTCCGTGAGCGGCTGGTGGGACAGCTGATGGTGGCGCTGCACCGATCAGGCCGGCAGGCCGACGCGCTCGATGCGTACCGCCGGCTCCGGGAAGGGCTCGCCGACGGACTGGGCCTCGAACCCAGCGCCATGCTGCGGGAGCTGCACACCGCGATCCTGCGGGACGAGGACGACGGCGCGGTGTCGGGCACGCCGGCCGACCTCGCCCGGACCACGCGGGCGGTCCCGGCCCAGCTCCCCACCGACACAGCCGGCTTCACCGGCCGGGCAAACCACCTCAAGGAGCTGGACCAACTACTGTCCGGCGATGCCACCGCCGTGGTGATCTCCGCGATCGCCGGCACGGCGGGGGTGGGGAAGACGGCGCTGGCCGTCCACTGGGGGCAGCGGGTCCGGCAGCACTTCCCCGACGGACAGCTCTACGTCAACCTGCGCGGCTTCCATCCTGACCCCCGCCGGTGCACCCGTCCGAGGCGCTGCGCGGGTTCCTGGACGCGCTGGACGTACCGCCGGGACGGATTCCGGTCGATCTGGCGGCCCGGTCCGCCCTGTACCGCAGCCTGCTGA
- a CDS encoding tetratricopeptide repeat protein: MHPSEALRGFLDALDVPPGRIPVDLAARSALYRSLLTDRRMLVVLDNARDADQVRPLLPGSRTCLVVITSRNVLSGLVAAEGARPVLLDLFDAAEAQQMLALRLGRERVAADPAAVGEIVARCARLPLALAVAAARAAIHPDFPLGTLAAELRTARGGLDAFSGEDPVTDVRAVFSWSYRQLSEPARRLFRLLGTHPGPDVSVPAAGSLAGIPAEEVRPLLAELAGARLAAEQTPGRYACHDLLRAYATELAQTCDTAPERHAALHRLLDHHLHSACAADRLLDPYRDPISIAAARPRVIVEQHADHEHAMRWFTVELPGLLAAIDRAAESGFDPYAWQLAWALAYFLERRGHWEPWAAAQHTALAAARRLDDHSGQAHAHRSLGRVHVHLGRAEEALRHLRQAGRDYQAVDDSAGQARVHFDLCWIHHRQGRYRRSLDHAQRALELFRAMGHRSGQARALSNVSWEHNSLGDHERALAAAEQALRLHQATGDRFGEADTWDVLGHAHHGLRHHEESIGCYQRAADLYRDLGHRWGEADTTARLGDAHDAAGAAEAARAAWRRAVAILDELGHPDADQVRAKLESR, from the coding sequence GTGCACCCGTCCGAGGCGCTGCGCGGGTTCCTGGACGCGCTGGACGTACCGCCGGGACGGATTCCGGTCGATCTGGCGGCCCGGTCCGCCCTGTACCGCAGCCTGCTGACGGACCGGCGGATGCTGGTCGTGCTGGACAACGCCCGCGACGCCGACCAGGTCCGTCCGCTGTTGCCCGGCAGCCGGACCTGCCTGGTCGTGATCACCAGCCGCAACGTGCTGTCCGGGCTGGTCGCCGCCGAGGGCGCCCGGCCGGTCCTGCTCGACCTGTTCGACGCGGCCGAGGCACAGCAGATGTTGGCACTGCGGCTCGGCCGGGAGCGGGTGGCGGCCGACCCGGCGGCCGTCGGCGAGATCGTCGCCCGGTGCGCCCGGTTGCCGCTGGCCCTGGCGGTGGCGGCGGCCCGTGCGGCCATCCATCCCGACTTCCCGCTCGGCACGCTCGCCGCCGAACTACGCACCGCCCGCGGCGGTCTGGACGCCTTCAGCGGTGAGGACCCGGTCACCGACGTCCGGGCCGTCTTCTCCTGGTCCTATCGACAGCTCAGTGAGCCCGCGCGGCGGCTGTTCCGGCTGCTCGGCACACACCCCGGCCCGGACGTCTCGGTGCCGGCGGCCGGCAGCCTGGCCGGCATCCCGGCCGAAGAGGTACGCCCGCTGCTGGCCGAACTGGCCGGTGCGCGGTTGGCCGCCGAACAGACCCCGGGCCGGTACGCGTGCCACGACCTCCTGCGCGCGTACGCCACCGAACTGGCACAGACCTGCGACACGGCTCCGGAGCGGCACGCGGCCCTGCACCGGCTGCTCGATCACCACCTGCACAGCGCCTGCGCCGCCGACCGGCTACTCGACCCGTACCGGGACCCGATCTCCATTGCGGCGGCCCGGCCGAGGGTGATCGTCGAACAGCACGCCGACCACGAACACGCGATGCGCTGGTTCACGGTCGAACTGCCCGGCCTGCTGGCCGCCATCGACCGCGCGGCGGAATCGGGCTTCGACCCGTACGCCTGGCAGCTGGCCTGGGCGTTGGCGTATTTCCTGGAGCGGCGGGGTCACTGGGAGCCCTGGGCCGCCGCCCAGCACACCGCGCTAGCCGCGGCGCGACGGCTCGACGACCACAGCGGACAGGCGCACGCCCACCGCAGTCTCGGCCGCGTCCACGTCCACCTCGGCCGGGCCGAGGAGGCCCTGCGCCACCTGCGGCAGGCCGGTCGCGACTACCAGGCGGTCGACGATTCCGCCGGTCAGGCCCGGGTCCACTTCGACCTGTGCTGGATCCACCATCGCCAGGGCCGGTACCGGCGGTCGCTCGATCACGCCCAGCGGGCGCTCGAGTTGTTCCGCGCCATGGGGCACCGGTCCGGTCAGGCCAGGGCGCTGAGCAACGTCTCCTGGGAGCACAACTCCCTCGGTGACCACGAGCGGGCTCTCGCCGCTGCCGAGCAGGCCCTGCGTCTGCATCAGGCGACCGGCGACCGGTTCGGCGAGGCGGACACCTGGGACGTGCTGGGTCACGCCCACCACGGTCTGCGTCACCACGAGGAGAGCATCGGGTGCTACCAGCGGGCCGCAGACCTCTACCGGGACCTCGGCCACCGGTGGGGTGAGGCCGACACCACTGCCCGGCTCGGCGACGCCCACGACGCCGCGGGTGCCGCCGAGGCCGCACGCGCCGCCTGGCGGCGGGCCGTCGCGATCCTCGACGAACTCGGCCACCCCGACGCCGACCAGGTCCGCGCCAAGCTGGAATCCCGCTGA
- a CDS encoding RidA family protein, producing MERTAVNPVTWSAQLGFNQGEIVSGHTRTLYCSGQTAMGGDGKPQHAGDMAAQLALSLDNLEAVLGEAGMSLANLVRLNVYTTDVDRLFAHYGVLASRLGAARVAPTTTMLGVTRLAVLDLMVELEGTAVG from the coding sequence GTGGAACGAACGGCAGTCAACCCGGTCACGTGGTCGGCACAGCTGGGATTCAACCAGGGTGAGATCGTCTCCGGGCACACCCGGACCCTGTACTGCTCCGGGCAGACCGCGATGGGCGGCGACGGCAAGCCCCAGCATGCCGGCGACATGGCGGCGCAGTTGGCGTTGAGCCTCGACAATCTGGAGGCCGTACTCGGCGAGGCCGGCATGTCCCTCGCCAACCTCGTCCGGCTCAACGTCTACACGACCGACGTCGATCGGCTCTTCGCGCACTACGGCGTATTGGCGTCGCGGTTGGGCGCCGCCAGGGTGGCACCGACCACCACGATGCTCGGGGTGACCCGGCTGGCGGTCCTCGACCTGATGGTCGAACTCGAGGGGACCGCCGTCGGGTGA
- a CDS encoding helix-turn-helix transcriptional regulator has translation MRADRLVSLVLLLRQHGRLSAAALARELEVSTRTVLRDIEALSAAGVPVYAERGRHGGFALLPGFRTEFAGLNHDEALALLVAGSRRGAQAFGLGSALASAMLKVVDALPEGHRVTAAGAAQRLLIDPETDLLSRRLSAEELPDAIVAEVRRAVLVGHQLRIHYAAGDQAPRWRTVDPIGLVTVRDQGYLLATRSGADRTYRLSRILDAEELAEPAQRPDRVDLDRAWQERSTQFRTGGDQVAVLVRVHPARREGLLGTALAVLAEEADPDGWLRLEVTFQDSRHAEWALWQLATDAEALAPQWLRTSLRNRAAAIATRYGMSP, from the coding sequence ATGCGCGCCGACCGGTTGGTCTCGCTGGTGCTGCTGCTGCGGCAGCACGGTCGGCTCTCCGCGGCCGCGCTGGCCCGCGAGCTGGAGGTGTCCACCCGGACCGTGCTGCGCGACATCGAGGCGCTGTCCGCAGCCGGCGTTCCGGTCTACGCCGAACGCGGTCGCCACGGCGGCTTCGCGTTGCTGCCCGGTTTCCGGACCGAGTTCGCCGGGCTGAATCACGACGAGGCACTTGCCCTGCTGGTCGCCGGATCGCGGCGCGGCGCGCAGGCATTCGGTCTCGGCTCGGCGCTCGCCTCGGCCATGCTCAAGGTGGTCGACGCGCTACCCGAAGGCCATCGGGTCACCGCGGCCGGCGCGGCCCAGCGACTGCTCATCGACCCGGAGACCGACCTGCTCTCGCGCCGGCTGAGCGCTGAGGAACTGCCCGACGCGATAGTCGCCGAGGTCCGGCGCGCGGTGCTCGTCGGACACCAGCTGCGCATCCACTACGCGGCTGGGGACCAGGCCCCGAGGTGGCGCACGGTGGACCCGATCGGCCTGGTCACCGTACGCGACCAGGGCTACCTGCTGGCCACGCGGTCTGGCGCGGACCGTACCTACCGGCTGTCCCGGATCCTGGACGCCGAGGAACTCGCCGAACCCGCACAGCGACCAGACCGGGTCGATCTGGATCGGGCCTGGCAGGAACGCAGCACGCAGTTTCGGACCGGGGGTGACCAGGTAGCCGTGCTGGTACGGGTGCACCCGGCGCGGCGGGAAGGCCTACTGGGCACCGCGCTGGCCGTCCTCGCCGAAGAGGCCGACCCAGACGGCTGGCTGCGGCTGGAGGTGACCTTCCAGGATTCGAGGCACGCCGAATGGGCGCTGTGGCAACTCGCCACGGACGCGGAAGCCCTGGCCCCGCAATGGCTGCGTACCTCCCTGCGCAACCGCGCCGCCGCGATCGCCACGCGCTACGGAATGTCACCCTGA
- a CDS encoding glycoside hydrolase family 43 protein has product MITIHGLKAARRLLTTAVVAVLVSALGATIPAAPALAAPGPSFTNPLVGTPNSADPSIVYTNGNWYYLATTWSSRIVMRTSSTMAGLKSAGERTVFTLGAGPGCCTMWAPDIQWINNRWYIYFSAEASPGQGERRTGVLESNGTDPLGPYTYRGILNLEPNNGWAIDGSVVRFNGFANHFVYSAFRGGEQGLFIAPMSSPTQVSRNGVRISSPTLSWERQGGAVNEGPYAVYNGGRTFLTYSASSCNTPDYKLGTLTWTGGDPMSASSWTKRSTPIFQRSDANGVYGPGHASFVRSPDGAETWIVYHANSSTGQGCGTTRTTRAQKIGWNSDGTPNPGVPVRTGTSIVGPSGDS; this is encoded by the coding sequence ATGATCACGATCCACGGACTGAAAGCGGCGCGACGGCTGCTGACCACCGCTGTCGTCGCTGTGCTCGTGTCGGCCCTGGGTGCAACCATCCCCGCCGCTCCGGCGCTCGCCGCACCCGGACCGTCGTTCACCAACCCTCTCGTCGGCACGCCCAACAGCGCGGACCCGTCAATCGTGTACACCAACGGCAACTGGTACTACCTGGCCACGACGTGGTCCTCGAGAATCGTCATGCGCACGTCGTCAACCATGGCCGGCTTGAAGAGCGCGGGGGAGCGGACGGTGTTCACCCTGGGCGCGGGGCCCGGCTGCTGCACGATGTGGGCACCGGACATCCAATGGATCAACAACCGGTGGTACATCTACTTCTCGGCAGAGGCCTCCCCGGGCCAGGGCGAGCGCCGGACCGGCGTGCTCGAGAGCAACGGCACCGACCCGCTCGGACCGTACACCTATCGGGGCATCCTCAACCTGGAACCCAACAACGGATGGGCGATCGACGGCAGCGTGGTCCGGTTCAACGGCTTCGCGAACCACTTCGTCTACTCCGCGTTCCGAGGCGGGGAACAGGGGCTGTTCATCGCCCCGATGTCGTCGCCGACCCAGGTCTCGCGCAACGGCGTGCGGATCTCGTCCCCGACGCTGTCGTGGGAGCGGCAGGGCGGCGCGGTCAACGAGGGCCCGTACGCCGTGTACAACGGTGGGAGAACGTTCCTGACGTACTCGGCGAGTTCCTGCAACACGCCTGACTACAAGCTCGGCACGTTGACCTGGACCGGTGGCGACCCGATGTCAGCCAGCTCGTGGACGAAGAGGTCGACGCCCATCTTCCAGCGCAGCGACGCCAATGGCGTGTACGGCCCGGGCCACGCCTCCTTCGTCAGATCACCGGACGGCGCGGAGACGTGGATTGTCTACCACGCCAATTCGTCCACCGGCCAGGGCTGCGGCACCACCCGTACGACGCGGGCGCAGAAGATCGGCTGGAACTCCGACGGCACCCC